From a region of the Phragmites australis chromosome 21, lpPhrAust1.1, whole genome shotgun sequence genome:
- the LOC133903921 gene encoding L-type lectin-domain containing receptor kinase SIT2-like → MHTKLSFLVLLLFHSHGLSHAAVAADAGGGDGQFIYNGFAGARLDLDGMALVEPDGKLMLTNVTSQLKGHAFHPSALRFHDDRTPNGTARSFSTAFVFAIVSDYVTVSGNGLAFFVAPSKNLSAASPSQFLGLFNNQNNGNANNHVFAIELDTILNPEFRDINSNHVGVDVNGLVSVAAEPAGYYNDDTGAFRNLSLFSGDAMQVWVDYDDRATALHVTLAPAEAPKPRKPLISVSVDLSTVVNDTAYVGLSSSTGPYHTRHYVLGWSFALDGAAPQLDYAKLPNMPRVRTKRRSRALDVVLPVVMPLLALSVVAGVSLLAWRRFRYAELREDWEVEFGPHRFAYKDLLHATDGFDSKHLLGVGGFGRVYKGVLPASKTEVAVKIVSHDARQGMKQFIAEVVSIGRLRHRNVVQLLGYCRRRGELLLIYDYMPNGSLDRWLYDHGAPPLSWAQRLRAIRGVASGLFYLHEDWEQVVIHRDIKASNVLLDGEMNARLGDFGLARLYDRGAGPQTTHVVGTMGYLAPELTHTRRVTPATDVFAFGSFVLEVACGRRPIERNASGGDDIDGPFVLVDWVLELWHKGALADAADARLCGDYPGDEMTQALKLGLLCSHPSPAARPSMRQVVQYLDGDAPLPDLPLSYQSFTVLAMMQNKGFDSYPVSYASSAATGTSVGAASSVHSGGR, encoded by the coding sequence ATGCATACCAAGCTCTCCTTCCTTGTACTGCTTCTCTTCCATTCCCATGGCCTCAGCCATGCGGCGGTGGCAGCTGATGCCGGCGGCGGTGACGGCCAGTTCATCTACAACGGCTTCGCCGGCGCGCGGCTCGACCTGGACGGCATGGCCTTGGTGGAGCCGGACGGCAAGCTCATGCTCACCAACGTCACGTCCCAGCTGAAGGGCCACGCGTTCCACCCGTCGGCGCTCCGCTTCCACGACGACAGGACGCCCAACGGCACCGCCCGGTCGTTCTCGACGGCCTTCGTGTTCGCCATCGTCTCCGACTATGTGACGGTGAGCGGCAACGGGCTAGCCTTCTTCGTCgcgccgagcaagaatctgtcCGCGGCGTCGCCGAGCCAGTTCCTCGGCCTCTTCAACAACCAGAACAACGGCAACGCGAACAACCACGTCTTCGCCATCGAGCTCGACACCATCCTCAACCCGGAGTTCCGGGACATCAACAGCAACCACGTCGGCGTCGACGTAAACGGCCTGGTGTCCGTCGCCGCCGAGCCCGCGGGGTACTACAACGACGACACGGGCGCCTTCAGGAACTTGTCCCTCTTCAGCGGCGACGCGATGCAGGTGTGGGTGGACTACGACGACCGGGCCACGGCGCTCCATGTCACGCTGGCGCCCGCGGAGGCGCCCAAGCCCAGGAAGCCTCTCATCTCCGTCTCCGTCGACCTCTCGACGGTGGTGAACGACACGGCGTACGTTGGCCTCTCGTCGTCGACGGGGCCGTACCACACGCGCCACTACGTCCTCGGCTGGAGCTTCGCCCTGGACGGCGCCGCTCCGCAGCTCGACTACGCGAAGCTCCCCAATATGCCTCGCGTCCGCACCAAGCGACGGTCCAGAGCGCTCGACGTGGTCCTTCCGGTAGTCATGCCGCTCCTCGCGCTCTCAGTGGTCGCCGGCGTGTCCCTGCTCGCGTGGAGGCGGTTCCGGTACGCAGAGCTCCGGGAGGACTGGGAGGTGGAGTTCGGCCCGCACCGGTTCGCGTACAAGGACCTGCTCCATGCCACCGACGGCTTCGACAGCAAGCACCTCCTCGGCGTCGGAGGCTTCGGCAGGGTGTACAAGGGCGTGCTGCCGGCGTCCAAGACGGAGGTCGCCGTCAAGATCGTGTCGCACGACGCGAGGCAAGGGATGAAGCAGTTCATCGCCGAGGTTGTCAGCATCGGCCGCCTCCGGCACCGCAACGTCGTGCAGCTGCTCGGCTACTGCCGGCGCAGAGGCGAGCTCTTGCTGATCTACGACTACATGCCGAACGGCAGCCTCGACAGGTGGCTGTACGATCACGGCGCGCCGCCCCTGAGCTGGGCGCAGAGGCTCCGCGCCATCAGGGGCGTCGCGTCTGGTCTATTCTACCTCCACGAGGACTGGGAGCAGGTGGTCATCCACCGCGACATCAAAGCGAGCAACGTGCTCCTCGACGGCGAAATGAATGCGCGGCTCGGCGACTTCGGGCTCGCGAGGCTGTACGACCGCGGCGCCGGCCCGCAGACCACGCACGTGGTGGGCACCATGGGGTACCTCGCGCCGGAGCTCACGCACACCCGGCGCGTGACGCCGGCCACCGATGTGTTCGCGTTCGGCTCGTTCGTGCTCGAGGTGGCCTGCGGTCGGCGGCCCATCGAGCGCAACGCCTCCGGAGGCGACGACATCGACGGCCCGTTCGTGCTGGTGGACTGGGTGCTGGAGCTCTGGCACAAGGGCGCGCTCGCCGATGCCGCGGACGCGCGGCTCTGCGGCGACTACCCTGGCGACGAGATGACGCAGGCGCTGAAGCTGGGCCTGCTGTGCTCCCACCCGTCGCCCGCCGCGCGGCCGTCGATGCGGCAGGTGGTGCAGTACCTGGACGGCGACGCGCCGCTGCCCGATCTGCCGCTGTCGTACCAGAGCTTCACCGTGCTTGCCATGATGCAGAACAAGGGCTTCGACTCCTACCCCGTGTCCTACGCGTCGTCGGCGGCGACGGGGACGAGCGTGggcgccgcctcctccgtccATTCCGGAGGAAGGTGA